From the genome of Aspergillus fumigatus Af293 chromosome 1, whole genome shotgun sequence, one region includes:
- a CDS encoding SET domain-containing protein — protein sequence MRRNYLPIETLSSWAKLNGISLEGIAFQKLYSEHGTDKGSAIVATAEKKDEEGEANTLLTVPSDLALTLEYVHNHAKIDRHLREVLDAVGDFGRTARGAILIFLIIQITHASPDFVNKRQKIGISNPWTEYIRFMPASVPLPTFYSAEERELLRGTSLQTAVDAKLGSLEKEFDHLRQATEEIPWCQEHWWDEDTGKFTFDDWKYVDAVYRSRVVDLPRSGHAIVPCVDMANHACEDSVKARYDEEGAGNAVLQLRTGKKLRVGEEVTISYGDEKPASEMVFSYGFVENERTDAKQIFLDLEIPDDDPLKMAKQVFCKEVPGVRITRATTACPERGNPTWDSPFVWWACVNEEDGLNFDVVQTTDGGKELRATWKGEDMGTPSRLKELLAADPLWPIFQLRAVVLILERLETQLLILRETEKLVTEISNDEDMRTLFRPDVLNTISSLRKLEAELLQWSVEDLMCRRQELITSETVTAYLNQQSGDVEEDFS from the exons ATGCGGCGCAACTATTTGCCTATTGAGACTCTGTCATCCTGGGCAAAGCTCAATGGCATCTCCCTCGAGGGAATCGCTTTCCAGAAGCTCTATAGCGAACACGGGACTGACAAGGGCTCCGCGATCGTAGCGACAGCGGAGAAAAAGGACGAAGAAGGTGAAGCAAACACTCTTCTCACGGTTCCATCCGACCTGGCACTGACCCTCGAGTACGTTCACAACCATGCAAAAATCGATCGCCATCTTCGGGAGGTCCTAGATGCTGTTGGCGACTTTGGCAGG ACAGCGAGAGGCGCAATTTTAATCTTTTTAATTATTCAAATCACGCATGCAAGTCCGGACTTCGTCAACAAACGCCAGAAGATCGGGATCTCGAACCCTTGGACAGAGTACATCAGGTTTATGCCGGCCTCTGTACCTCTACCGACATTCTACTCAGCAGAAGAGCGCGAGCTGTTACGCGGGACATCGTTACAGACGGCAGTCGACGCGAAACTTGGTTCTCTTGAAAAAGAATTCGACCACCTCCGCCAAGCTACGGAGGAAATACCCTGGTGTCAGGAGCATTGGTGGGATGAGGATACAGGGAAATTCACATTCGACGATTGGAAGTATGTCGACGCTGTGTATCGGTCACGAGTGGTCGATCTTCCCAGGAGTGGACATGCAATTGTGCCATGTGTAGATATGGCAAACCATGCTTGTGAGGACTCGGTGAAAGCCAGGtacgatgaggagggagcAGGAAACGCTGTACTCCAGCTTCGAACTGGGAAGAAGCTACGTGTTGGCGAGGAGGTTACTATATC GTATGGTGATGAGAAACCAGCCTCGGAGATGGTATTTTCCTACGGTTTTGTTGAAAACGAGAGGACGGACGCGAAGCAGATTTTCCTCGACCTGGAAATTCCCGATGATGATCCtttgaagatggccaagcAAGTATTCTGCAAGGAGGTCCCCGGGGTACGGATTACCAGAGCTACTACAGCATGTCCGGAGCGGGGCAATCCCACTTGGGATAGCCCCTTTGTATGGTGGGCTTGTGTAAACGAGGAAGACGGCCTCAATTTCGACGTGGTGCAAACTACCGATGGGGGCAAAGAACTAAGAGCTACCTGGAAAGGAGAGGACATGGGAACGCCCAGCCGCCTCAAGGAATTGCTAGCAGCGGACCCTTTATGGCCTATTTTCCAGCTTCGTGCAGTTGTGCTCATACTCGAGCGGCTTGAGACCCAACTGCTGATCCTACGGGAGACCGAAAAGTTAGTTACCGAAATAAGCAATGACGAGGACATGCGAACGCTCTTTCGACCTGATGTTTTGAATACGATATCTAGCTTGCGGAAGCTAGAAGCTGAATTGTTGCAGTGGAGTGTCGAGGACCTAATGTGTAGG CGACAGGAACTGATAACGTCTGAGACGGTCACTGCGTACCTCAACCAGCAGTCAGGTgacgtggaagaggatttTTCATAA
- a CDS encoding Ygr210 GTPase family protein: protein MPRDPLIGLVGKPSSGKSTTLNSLTDASSKVGNFPFTTIDPQRAIGYLQIECACKRFNVSDKCKPNYGSCVDGRRSVPIELLDVAGLVPGAHQGRGLGNKFLDDLRHADALIHVVDVSGTTDAEGKATRGYDPSVDIEWLRSEIVRWVLGNLMQKWGSIKRRHVATKSTAVDTLQGQFSGYGSTSATVARCLDRIGLKEPLEEWSDETIERVVQAFIDEKFPTVFALNKIDHPDADKNISKIAKMQDPKSIVLCSAISEVFLRKLAKQGYIKYTEGSEFLDTREDLIEMGDPDGGGLKEMDEKLKNRVENLKDMVLYRFGSTGVVQCLSRAAELLGLVPVFPVKNVHTFSSGSGNAVFRDCVLVKKGSTVADVAHKVMGDIPISYIEGVGGTRVSEDEIVEVGKHDVLSFKPGR from the exons ATGCCAAGAGACCCCTTGATCGGCCTGGTTGGAAAG CCTTCCAGCGGAAAATCCACAACGCTGAACAGTCTGACAGATGCCAGTTCGAAAGTTG gGAACTTCCC ATTCACAACTATTGACCCTCAGCGCGCCATTGGATATCTTCAAATAGAATGTGCCTGCAAACGCTTCAACGTTTCAGACAAATGCAAGCCAAATTACGGTAGTTGCGTTGACGGCCGCCGTTCCGTCCCTATCGAGCTTTTAGATGTTGCGGGTCTCGTTCCTGGAGCACACCAGGGTCGCGGCTTAGGGAACAAGTTCTTAGATGACCTACGTCATGCGGATGCTTTGATTCACGTGGTGGATGTTAGTGGAACAACTGACGCAGAAG GAAAGGCGACGCGCGGATATGATCCATCGGTAGACATCGAGTGGCTACGGTCTGAGATTGTGCGATGGGTCTTGGGCAATTTGATGCAAAAATG GGGTTCTATCAAGAGAAGACATGTTGCGACAA AATCGACGGCAGTAGATACATTACAAGGCCAATTTTCCGGATATGGAAGCACATCGGCGACGGTTGCGCGCTGTCTGGATAGAATCGGTCTGAAAGAACCTCTAGAGGAATGGTCGGACGAGACGATTGAGCGGGTAGTCCAGGCTTTTATTGATGAAAAGTTTCCTACGGTTTTCGCACTGAACAAGATTGACCATCCTGACGCGGACAAG AATATCAGCAAGATCGCCAAGATGCAAGATCCAAAGTCAATAGTGCTATGCTCCGCGATATCAGAGGTTTTTCTTCGAAAATTGGCGAAACAGGGTTACATCAAGTATACAGAAGGCAGTGAGTTTTTGGATACACGAGAAGATCTCATAGAGATGGGCGATCCCGATGGTGGCGGTCTAAAAGAGATGGACGAAAAGTTGAAGAA CCGTGTTGAGAACTTGAAAGACATGGTTCTCTATCGCTTTGGTTCCACTGGAGTGGTGCAGTGTCTCTCGCGAGCAGCGGAACTCTTGGGACTCGTGCCTGTTTTCCCAGTCAAGAACGTGCACACATTTTCGTCTGGATCCGGAAATGCGGTGTTCAGAGATTGCGTTCTGGTTAAAAA AGGAAGCACGGTAGCCGACGTTGCCCACAAGGTTATGGGTGACATTCCTATATCTTACATTGAGGGTGTTGGCGGCACCAGGGTGTCTGAGGATGAAATAGTCGAAGTAGGGAAGCATGAT GTCCTTTCGTTCAAACCTGGCCGATAG